In Paenibacillus sonchi, a single genomic region encodes these proteins:
- the rplA gene encoding 50S ribosomal protein L1 — protein sequence MAKHGKKYQESAKLINSEATYEPSEAVELVKKAATAKFDETVEAAVRLGVDPRKQDQAVRGVVVLPHGTGKTQRVLVFAKGEKAKEAEAAGADYVGDQDMINKIQQGWFEFDVCVATPDMMSEVGKLGRLLGGKGLMPNPKAGTVTFDVTKAVQEIKAGKIEYRLDKAGQIHAPIGKVSFNAEQLNDNLKALIDALNRAKPAAAKGVYLKGIAVSSTMGPSARVNTTAFR from the coding sequence ATGGCTAAACATGGTAAGAAGTACCAGGAATCCGCTAAGCTGATCAACAGCGAAGCGACTTACGAGCCTTCAGAAGCTGTAGAGCTTGTGAAAAAGGCGGCAACTGCCAAATTCGACGAAACCGTTGAAGCAGCAGTTCGTCTGGGTGTAGACCCGCGTAAACAAGACCAAGCTGTTCGTGGTGTTGTTGTCCTGCCTCACGGCACAGGTAAAACACAACGCGTGCTTGTATTTGCAAAAGGTGAAAAAGCGAAAGAGGCAGAAGCTGCTGGCGCGGATTATGTAGGCGATCAGGATATGATCAACAAAATCCAACAGGGCTGGTTTGAATTCGATGTCTGCGTAGCTACACCTGATATGATGAGCGAAGTCGGTAAGCTTGGCCGTCTGCTTGGTGGTAAAGGCCTCATGCCTAACCCTAAAGCCGGCACAGTTACTTTCGACGTTACCAAGGCTGTTCAAGAAATTAAAGCTGGTAAAATCGAATACCGTCTTGATAAAGCAGGCCAAATTCACGCGCCTATCGGCAAAGTGTCTTTTAATGCTGAACAATTGAACGATAATCTTAAAGCTCTGATCGATGCTCTTAACCGTGCGAAACCGGCAGCTGCCAAAGGTGTATACCTGAAAGGCATCGCAGTTTCGTCCACTATGGGACCGAGCGCTCGTGTGAACACCACTGCTTTCAGATAA
- the nusG gene encoding transcription termination/antitermination protein NusG: MEKRWYVVHTYSGYENKVKANLEKRVESMGMEDKIFRVLVPMEEELVNKDGKKKTVMRKVYPGYVLVEMVQTDDSWYVVRNTPGVTGFVGSTGSGSKPTALLPEEVEQILKHMGMVEPKAKIDFEIKESVRIMVGPFANFVGSVEEILADKSKIKVHVNMFGRETPLELDFTQVEKI, translated from the coding sequence ATGGAAAAAAGATGGTACGTTGTTCATACCTATTCCGGGTATGAGAATAAGGTTAAGGCCAATTTGGAAAAACGCGTTGAGTCTATGGGCATGGAAGACAAAATATTCCGTGTTCTTGTTCCTATGGAAGAAGAACTGGTAAACAAGGACGGCAAGAAAAAAACCGTTATGCGTAAAGTTTACCCTGGATATGTTTTGGTCGAAATGGTTCAGACTGATGATTCATGGTATGTGGTCCGCAATACGCCGGGCGTTACCGGATTTGTTGGTTCGACAGGTTCCGGGTCCAAACCTACCGCTCTGCTTCCGGAAGAAGTTGAACAAATTCTGAAGCATATGGGCATGGTTGAACCTAAAGCGAAGATTGATTTCGAAATTAAGGAATCCGTACGTATTATGGTTGGTCCCTTTGCGAATTTTGTGGGCTCCGTGGAAGAAATTTTGGCTGACAAGAGCAAGATCAAAGTGCATGTCAACATGTTTGGACGGGAAACCCCGCTGGAGTTGGATTTCACTCAAGTGGAGAAAATATAA
- the rplL gene encoding 50S ribosomal protein L7/L12, with translation MSKETILEEIKGMSVLELNELVKAIEEEFGVTAAAPVAMGGGAAVAVEAEQSEFDVILTSAGASKINVIKIVREITGLGLKEAKDLVDNAPKPIKEKVSKEDAEAVKAKLEEAGAAVELK, from the coding sequence ATGAGTAAAGAAACAATCTTGGAAGAAATTAAAGGCATGAGCGTATTGGAACTGAACGAACTGGTTAAAGCAATTGAAGAAGAGTTCGGCGTAACCGCTGCAGCTCCAGTAGCAATGGGCGGAGGCGCTGCAGTTGCTGTAGAAGCAGAGCAATCCGAATTCGACGTAATTTTGACAAGCGCTGGCGCTTCCAAAATCAACGTTATCAAGATCGTTCGCGAAATCACAGGCCTGGGCTTGAAAGAAGCTAAAGACCTCGTAGACAACGCTCCAAAGCCAATCAAAGAAAAAGTAAGCAAAGAAGATGCAGAAGCTGTGAAAGCGAAATTGGAAGAAGCAGGCGCAGCTGTAGAATTGAAGTAG
- the rpoB gene encoding DNA-directed RNA polymerase subunit beta has protein sequence MAGHLVQYGRRTRRSYARIKEVLEVPNLIEIQQKSYDWFLEEGLREMFQDISPIQDFTGNLVLEFIDYSLGEPKYTVDDAKERDVTYAAPLRVKVRLINKETGEVKEQEVFMGDFPLMTETGTFIINGAERVIVSQLVRSPSVYFSTKVDKNGKKTYTATVIPNRGAWLELETDAKDIMYVRIDRTRKIPVTVLLRALGFGSDAEILELLGNDEYIRNTLDKDNTDSTEKALIEIYERLRPGEPPTLDNAKSLLVARFFDPKRYDLANVGRYKINKKLHIKNRLFNQRLAQPLVDESTGEILAESGQMVDRRLLDELIPYFEKDVAAKTYRVTGGVLDSEDIPLQTIDVFSPIEEGRVIKLIANGNIDKSVKHITQADIISSISYFINLLHGIGNTDDIDHLGNRRLRSVGELLQNQFRIGLSRMERVVRERMSIQDANAITPQALINIRPVIASIKEFFGSSQLSQFMDQTNPLAELTHKRRLSALGPGGLTRERAGFEVRDVHHSHYGRMCPIETPEGPNIGLINSLSTFARINEYGFIEAPYRWVDPKTGKVTEHIDYLTADEEDNYVVAQANVQIDEDGTFKEDMVIVRYNKDSDNITTMPSNRVDYMDVSPKQVVSVATALIPFLENDDSNRALMGSNMQRQAVPLLIPKAPLVGTGMEHKSAKDSGVCIVSKYDGIIERSSANEIWLRRVEMVEGKEVKGDIVKYKLHKFMRSNQGTCINQRPLAKRGDIVKKGDILADGPSTEMGELALGRNVVVAFMTWEGYNYEDAILLSEKLVKEDVYTSIHIEEYESEARDTKLGPEEITRDIPNVGEEALRNLDERGIIRIGAEINAGDILVGKVTPKGVTELTAEERLLHAIFGEKAREVRDTSLRVPHGSDGIIVDVKVFTRENGDELPPGVNQLVRVYIAQKRKISEGDKMAGRHGNKGVVARILPEEDMPFLPDGTPVQVVLNPLGVPSRMNIGQVLEVHLGMAALRLGIHVATPVFDGAREYDVFDTMEEAGMQRNGKTVLYDGRTGERFEREVTVGVMHMIKLAHMVDDKIHARSTGPYSLVTQQPLGGKAQFGGQRFGEMEVWALEAYGAAYTLQEILTVKSDDVVGRVKTYESIVKGENLPEPGVPEAFKVLIKELQSLGMDVKILSGDEQEIEMKELDDEDETSGDKLSLNLEGAEVGIE, from the coding sequence TTGGCAGGACATCTTGTTCAGTATGGTCGACGCACTCGGCGGAGCTATGCGAGAATTAAAGAGGTACTCGAGGTCCCTAACCTGATCGAAATCCAACAAAAATCGTATGATTGGTTTTTGGAGGAAGGTTTGCGTGAAATGTTTCAGGACATCTCGCCAATCCAGGATTTCACAGGGAATTTGGTGCTTGAGTTCATTGATTACAGCCTAGGCGAACCGAAGTATACGGTTGACGACGCTAAAGAGCGGGACGTAACATATGCGGCTCCTCTACGTGTGAAGGTGCGGCTCATTAATAAGGAGACCGGTGAGGTCAAAGAGCAGGAAGTGTTCATGGGAGATTTCCCGCTGATGACGGAGACCGGCACTTTCATTATCAATGGTGCGGAACGGGTTATTGTCAGCCAGTTGGTTCGCTCTCCAAGCGTCTATTTCAGCACGAAAGTAGATAAGAACGGCAAAAAAACCTACACCGCCACAGTAATTCCAAACCGCGGAGCCTGGCTTGAACTGGAGACCGACGCTAAGGATATCATGTATGTCCGTATCGACCGGACCCGTAAAATTCCAGTTACAGTGCTTCTGCGTGCTCTCGGTTTCGGCAGTGATGCTGAAATCCTGGAACTGCTGGGTAATGATGAATATATTCGCAATACGCTGGATAAAGACAATACGGACTCCACGGAGAAGGCGCTTATTGAAATCTACGAGCGTCTGCGTCCGGGTGAACCGCCGACACTGGATAATGCTAAGAGCCTTTTGGTTGCACGTTTCTTCGATCCGAAGCGCTATGACTTGGCCAATGTAGGCCGTTACAAAATCAATAAGAAGCTGCACATTAAGAACCGGTTGTTTAACCAGCGTCTGGCACAGCCTTTGGTTGATGAATCCACTGGGGAAATTCTGGCGGAATCCGGACAAATGGTTGACCGCAGACTTCTTGATGAGCTGATTCCTTATTTTGAGAAGGATGTCGCTGCCAAGACCTACCGTGTTACCGGCGGAGTGCTGGACAGTGAAGATATCCCGCTGCAAACGATCGATGTATTCTCGCCGATCGAAGAAGGCCGGGTTATCAAGCTGATTGCCAACGGCAATATCGACAAATCCGTTAAGCATATTACCCAGGCTGATATTATATCCTCAATCAGCTACTTTATTAATCTGCTGCACGGTATCGGCAACACAGATGACATTGACCACTTGGGTAACCGCCGTCTGCGTTCCGTAGGTGAATTGCTGCAGAACCAATTCCGCATCGGGCTGTCCCGTATGGAACGCGTAGTGCGTGAGAGAATGTCGATTCAGGATGCGAATGCAATTACTCCGCAGGCCCTGATCAATATTCGTCCGGTCATTGCGTCCATTAAAGAGTTCTTCGGCAGCTCCCAGCTGTCGCAGTTTATGGACCAGACGAACCCGCTGGCAGAACTTACGCATAAGCGTCGTCTGTCTGCACTCGGACCCGGCGGTCTGACCCGTGAACGCGCGGGTTTTGAAGTTCGAGACGTGCATCACAGTCACTACGGCCGGATGTGTCCAATCGAAACACCGGAAGGTCCGAACATTGGTCTGATCAACTCCTTGTCCACCTTTGCCCGCATCAATGAATACGGCTTTATTGAAGCTCCGTACCGTTGGGTGGATCCGAAGACCGGCAAGGTCACAGAGCATATCGATTATCTGACCGCCGATGAAGAAGACAACTATGTAGTTGCGCAGGCAAACGTGCAGATTGATGAAGATGGAACCTTTAAGGAAGATATGGTTATCGTCCGTTACAACAAGGATTCAGACAACATCACGACTATGCCTAGTAACCGTGTTGACTACATGGACGTTTCGCCAAAACAGGTTGTATCGGTCGCTACGGCGCTCATTCCGTTCCTGGAGAACGATGACTCCAACCGCGCACTGATGGGATCTAACATGCAGCGCCAAGCCGTTCCGCTTCTGATTCCGAAGGCTCCGCTTGTCGGTACAGGAATGGAGCATAAGTCCGCTAAGGACTCCGGCGTATGTATTGTCTCCAAATATGACGGTATTATTGAACGCTCTTCTGCCAATGAGATCTGGCTGCGCCGGGTTGAGATGGTTGAAGGCAAAGAAGTCAAAGGTGATATCGTTAAATATAAATTACACAAATTTATGCGTTCGAACCAAGGGACTTGCATAAATCAGCGTCCGCTTGCTAAAAGAGGCGACATTGTGAAGAAGGGTGACATTCTTGCGGATGGTCCTTCCACCGAAATGGGCGAATTGGCTCTGGGCCGCAACGTAGTTGTTGCGTTCATGACATGGGAAGGTTACAACTACGAGGATGCGATCCTGCTGAGTGAGAAGCTGGTGAAGGAAGATGTATACACTTCGATTCATATCGAGGAATACGAATCCGAAGCTCGTGACACGAAGCTGGGACCTGAAGAAATTACCCGTGATATTCCAAATGTCGGCGAAGAAGCACTCCGTAACTTGGACGAACGCGGTATCATCCGCATTGGTGCGGAAATCAATGCCGGTGACATCCTTGTAGGTAAGGTAACTCCTAAGGGTGTAACTGAACTGACTGCCGAAGAACGTCTGCTCCATGCAATCTTCGGGGAAAAAGCACGTGAAGTTCGCGATACCTCCTTGCGTGTTCCGCATGGTAGTGATGGTATTATCGTTGACGTCAAAGTATTCACACGTGAGAACGGCGATGAGCTGCCTCCGGGTGTAAATCAGCTGGTTCGTGTCTACATCGCCCAGAAACGTAAAATCTCTGAGGGTGACAAAATGGCTGGACGTCACGGTAACAAGGGTGTCGTTGCCCGTATTCTTCCTGAGGAAGATATGCCATTCCTGCCGGACGGTACACCGGTACAGGTAGTACTGAACCCGCTGGGCGTTCCTTCCCGTATGAACATCGGACAGGTGCTGGAGGTCCATCTTGGTATGGCTGCCCTTCGTCTGGGCATCCATGTAGCTACTCCGGTATTTGACGGTGCCCGCGAGTATGACGTCTTTGATACGATGGAAGAAGCCGGCATGCAGCGCAATGGTAAGACTGTGCTGTACGACGGACGTACAGGCGAACGCTTCGAGCGTGAAGTAACTGTCGGTGTTATGCACATGATCAAGCTGGCGCATATGGTTGATGATAAGATTCATGCCCGTTCCACAGGTCCTTACTCACTCGTTACCCAGCAGCCTCTCGGCGGTAAAGCCCAGTTTGGTGGACAACGTTTCGGGGAGATGGAAGTATGGGCGCTTGAAGCTTACGGCGCAGCCTATACACTGCAGGAAATCTTGACGGTGAAATCCGATGACGTGGTTGGCCGTGTGAAGACGTATGAATCCATTGTCAAAGGCGAGAACCTGCCGGAACCTGGCGTGCCTGAAGCGTTCAAAGTATTGATCAAGGAACTGCAGTCGCTCGGTATGGATGTCAAAATCCTCAGCGGTGATGAGCAGGAGATTGAGATGAAAGAACTGGACGATGAGGACGAGACGTCAGGCGACAAGCTGAGCCTTAACTTGGAAGGCGCAGAAGTCGGAATAGAGTAG
- a CDS encoding NYN domain-containing protein: MADWRDILLVDGYNMIGGWPDLAELSLSGMQGARDRLLDMLADYQAFSGLRVIAVFDAYRVPGLGRSFVQGKVQVFFTKEKETADECIERLVGEFSHRRRQIYVATSDFVEQHVIFAQGALRLSARELRLEIEESQKQVKKVIEPKNISSTRHSLEEKLPPETRRRLEDWRRQ; the protein is encoded by the coding sequence ATGGCCGACTGGCGCGATATTCTGCTTGTGGATGGATACAACATGATTGGCGGCTGGCCTGACCTTGCCGAATTGTCACTCTCAGGAATGCAGGGAGCGCGGGACCGGCTGCTGGATATGCTGGCAGATTATCAGGCGTTTTCCGGGCTGCGCGTCATTGCCGTATTCGATGCTTACCGAGTGCCGGGCCTGGGCAGGTCTTTTGTGCAGGGGAAAGTGCAGGTGTTCTTCACCAAGGAAAAAGAAACGGCCGATGAGTGCATTGAGCGGCTGGTCGGTGAGTTCAGTCACCGCAGACGGCAGATTTACGTGGCCACCAGCGATTTTGTGGAGCAGCATGTCATTTTTGCTCAAGGGGCATTACGGCTGTCGGCCAGGGAACTGCGGCTTGAGATCGAAGAGAGCCAAAAGCAGGTCAAAAAGGTGATCGAGCCCAAAAACATCAGCTCCACAAGGCATTCCCTGGAAGAAAAACTGCCGCCAGAGACCCGCAGACGTCTGGAAGACTGGCGGCGTCAGTAA
- a CDS encoding Mini-ribonuclease 3, whose amino-acid sequence MSGPFNLESAWFPYEPSKPARLLSPLVLAYAGDAIYEVAVRQYLISLPNLRPNHLHRTATGLVSAKAQSTILAYLEPELTDEEKDVARQGRNAKSGTIPKNADVLEYRHATAFECLIGYLYYTGQQARIRELVDSSIQYMMNRPK is encoded by the coding sequence ATGAGCGGGCCGTTTAATCTGGAGAGTGCCTGGTTTCCCTATGAGCCCTCCAAGCCGGCCCGGCTGCTCTCTCCGCTCGTACTGGCATATGCCGGAGATGCTATCTATGAAGTGGCGGTACGCCAGTATTTAATCTCGCTGCCGAATCTTCGCCCGAATCATTTGCACCGTACAGCGACCGGGCTGGTCTCGGCCAAAGCGCAGAGCACGATCCTTGCGTACCTGGAGCCGGAGCTTACCGATGAGGAGAAGGATGTCGCCCGGCAAGGAAGAAATGCCAAATCGGGAACCATCCCCAAAAATGCGGATGTTCTGGAATACCGGCATGCTACTGCTTTTGAGTGTCTGATCGGTTATTTATATTACACAGGCCAGCAAGCCAGAATCCGGGAGCTTGTGGACAGCAGCATACAATACATGATGAACCGGCCTAAGTGA
- a CDS encoding class I SAM-dependent methyltransferase, translated as MSQHYYSQQPDVRHDRRTIETVLRGKSLRFTSDAGVFSKGDIDYGSRVLIEAMEIPDGSAVLDVGCGYGPIGISAAYLAPKGHVTLIDINSRAVELARENARSNGAHNVTVMESDVLSAVKGQKFDVIVTNPPIRAGKAVVHQIFEEAYDHLNEGGTLWVVIQKKQGAPSAAAKLESLFGDVEEVGKDKGYRIIKAQK; from the coding sequence ATGTCGCAGCATTATTACTCGCAGCAACCGGATGTACGTCATGACAGACGCACCATTGAGACGGTTCTGAGAGGAAAAAGCCTCCGTTTTACCAGCGACGCCGGTGTCTTCTCCAAGGGGGACATTGATTACGGCAGCCGTGTACTGATTGAAGCAATGGAGATTCCGGATGGATCGGCTGTGCTTGATGTGGGCTGCGGTTATGGTCCCATTGGAATCAGTGCAGCTTACCTGGCCCCCAAAGGACATGTCACGCTGATTGATATCAACAGCCGGGCGGTAGAGCTTGCCCGCGAGAATGCCCGGAGCAATGGAGCCCACAACGTTACTGTTATGGAAAGTGATGTACTCTCTGCAGTGAAGGGACAGAAGTTTGATGTGATTGTAACTAATCCTCCGATCCGCGCCGGCAAGGCGGTGGTACATCAGATTTTTGAAGAGGCTTATGACCATTTGAATGAAGGCGGAACGCTGTGGGTGGTTATCCAGAAGAAACAGGGAGCACCATCGGCGGCAGCCAAGCTTGAAAGTTTGTTTGGGGATGTAGAAGAAGTGGGCAAGGATAAAGGCTATCGGATTATTAAAGCCCAGAAATAA
- the rlmB gene encoding 23S rRNA (guanosine(2251)-2'-O)-methyltransferase RlmB: MEELKTEEEVLAGKHSVLEALRAGRTLNKIWIAETAQKHLTAPIIAEARKAGIVIQHVDKRKLDQLAPGVQHQGVVAQAAPFAYAEVADILAAAEAKGEPPFLLLLDEIEDPHNLGSILRTADCTGVHGVIVPKRRSAQITATVSKTSAGAVEYVPVARVTNLGQTIDRLKELGVWVVGTDVDTDQNLYASDIFTGPVAVVIGNENKGMGRLIREKCDVLLKLPMAGKINSLNASVAAGVIMYEVLRRRHQQG, translated from the coding sequence ATGGAAGAATTGAAGACAGAAGAGGAAGTATTGGCCGGCAAGCATTCAGTGCTTGAAGCGCTTCGTGCCGGCCGTACACTCAATAAGATTTGGATCGCCGAAACGGCGCAAAAGCATCTGACCGCACCCATTATTGCCGAAGCGCGCAAAGCGGGAATTGTGATTCAGCATGTGGACAAAAGAAAGCTGGACCAGCTTGCACCCGGAGTGCAGCATCAAGGGGTAGTTGCACAGGCTGCACCTTTTGCGTATGCAGAGGTTGCCGATATTCTGGCAGCGGCAGAAGCCAAGGGAGAACCTCCGTTTCTGCTTTTGCTGGATGAAATCGAAGACCCCCATAACCTGGGCTCCATTCTGCGTACCGCTGATTGCACAGGTGTGCATGGAGTTATAGTTCCCAAGAGACGGTCTGCACAGATTACAGCAACTGTGTCCAAAACCTCTGCAGGAGCCGTTGAATATGTGCCCGTCGCACGTGTAACCAACCTTGGGCAGACCATTGACCGCCTCAAAGAGCTGGGAGTCTGGGTAGTAGGAACCGATGTGGATACCGATCAGAATCTGTATGCATCGGATATATTTACAGGTCCGGTAGCGGTGGTAATCGGGAACGAGAATAAAGGAATGGGCCGTCTGATCCGGGAGAAATGCGATGTTCTGCTGAAGCTGCCTATGGCCGGCAAGATCAATTCGTTAAATGCTTCGGTCGCTGCAGGCGTTATCATGTACGAGGTGCTGCGCCGCCGGCATCAGCAAGGATAG
- the sigH gene encoding RNA polymerase sporulation sigma factor SigH, producing the protein MSVDLKELMLSEYDFISDEEIVEIFRGGDSGALEHLINKYRNFVRAKARSYFLIGADREDIVQEGMIGLYKAIRDFKGDKLSSFKAFAELCITRQIITAIKTATRQKHIPLNSYVSLDKPIYDEDSDRTLMDVICGTQVLDPEELIINQEEFIGLEDKMAEILSDLERKVLMLYLDGRSYQEIAEDLKRHVKSIDNALQRVKRKLERYLEVRDN; encoded by the coding sequence GTGAGTGTCGACCTCAAGGAATTAATGCTGTCCGAGTATGATTTCATAAGTGATGAAGAAATTGTCGAGATCTTCCGTGGTGGCGATAGTGGCGCATTGGAGCATCTGATTAACAAGTACCGTAATTTTGTCCGAGCCAAGGCCCGTTCATATTTTTTGATTGGGGCAGACCGTGAAGATATTGTACAGGAAGGCATGATTGGCCTATATAAGGCAATACGTGACTTTAAGGGCGACAAGCTTTCTTCGTTCAAGGCTTTTGCTGAACTCTGTATCACCCGGCAGATTATAACTGCTATTAAGACGGCTACCCGCCAGAAGCATATTCCGCTCAATTCCTATGTTTCTTTGGACAAGCCGATCTATGATGAGGATTCCGACCGGACCCTGATGGATGTCATTTGCGGAACCCAGGTGCTGGATCCTGAAGAGCTCATTATCAACCAGGAGGAATTCATCGGTCTGGAAGATAAGATGGCGGAGATTCTAAGCGATCTGGAACGCAAAGTTCTGATGCTCTATCTGGACGGACGGTCCTATCAGGAGATTGCAGAAGACTTGAAGCGGCATGTGAAGTCGATTGACAACGCCTTGCAGCGGGTGAAACGTAAATTGGAAAGATATCTGGAAGTGCGTGACAATTGA
- the secE gene encoding preprotein translocase subunit SecE, whose protein sequence is MKRSFKSLFSFFTESWSELKKVRWPSRKELKNYTLIVLGTIVVIALYFWVLDIGISAVIEAII, encoded by the coding sequence GTGAAACGTAGTTTCAAGTCTTTGTTTTCCTTTTTCACTGAGAGCTGGAGTGAACTCAAAAAAGTTCGCTGGCCTAGCCGTAAGGAATTGAAGAACTACACATTGATCGTTCTCGGTACAATTGTAGTGATCGCTCTTTACTTCTGGGTTCTGGACATCGGTATTTCCGCTGTGATTGAAGCGATTATTTAG
- the rplK gene encoding 50S ribosomal protein L11, whose translation MAKKVIKMVKLQIPAGKANPAPPVGPALGQAGVNIMAFCKEFNARTADQAGLIIPVEITVFEDRSFTFITKTPPAAVLLRIAAKVEKGSGEPNKKKVAKLGRAAVREIAETKMPDLNAASIEAAMRMVEGTARSMGITIED comes from the coding sequence ATGGCTAAAAAAGTTATCAAAATGGTGAAACTGCAGATTCCTGCAGGGAAAGCGAATCCAGCGCCTCCAGTAGGTCCGGCGTTAGGTCAAGCAGGTGTCAACATCATGGCATTCTGTAAGGAATTCAACGCTCGTACTGCCGACCAGGCTGGCCTGATCATTCCGGTTGAAATCACAGTATTTGAAGACCGTTCCTTTACCTTCATCACCAAAACTCCTCCGGCTGCCGTTCTGCTTCGCATCGCTGCAAAAGTAGAAAAAGGATCCGGTGAACCAAACAAGAAAAAAGTAGCGAAGCTGGGCCGCGCAGCGGTTCGTGAAATCGCTGAAACCAAAATGCCTGACCTGAACGCTGCTTCTATCGAAGCTGCAATGCGTATGGTTGAAGGTACAGCCCGCAGTATGGGGATCACAATCGAAGACTAA
- the rplJ gene encoding 50S ribosomal protein L10, which yields MANAKVIQAKQDAVDVVTGKLQNSVSTVVADYRGLNVSQVTELRKQLREAGVDFQVLKNTLVRRATAAAELTELDAVLTGPTAVAFSETDAVVAAKILNDFAKKNDALKLKGGVVEGRVIDADQLKALAELPSREGLLSMLLSVLQAPMRNFALAVKAVADKEEQSA from the coding sequence TTGGCAAATGCAAAAGTAATCCAAGCTAAACAGGATGCGGTTGATGTTGTAACTGGCAAACTGCAGAACAGTGTTTCTACTGTTGTTGCGGACTACCGCGGATTGAATGTTTCCCAAGTGACTGAACTGCGCAAGCAGCTTCGTGAAGCCGGGGTTGATTTTCAAGTCCTGAAGAACACATTGGTTCGTCGCGCAACAGCTGCGGCTGAACTGACTGAACTCGATGCGGTTCTGACTGGTCCTACAGCGGTCGCTTTCAGCGAAACAGACGCAGTAGTAGCAGCCAAGATTCTGAACGATTTCGCTAAAAAGAACGATGCTCTGAAACTTAAGGGTGGCGTTGTAGAAGGCCGTGTCATCGATGCGGACCAACTGAAGGCACTGGCTGAGCTTCCTTCCCGCGAAGGTTTGCTGTCCATGCTGCTTAGCGTGCTTCAAGCTCCAATGCGCAACTTCGCGCTTGCAGTTAAAGCAGTCGCTGACAAGGAAGAACAAAGCGCGTAA
- the rpmG gene encoding 50S ribosomal protein L33, with translation MRVIITLACTSCKQRNYATTKNKRNHPDRLEMKKFCKFCNEQTPHRETR, from the coding sequence ATGCGGGTAATTATCACTTTGGCTTGTACAAGTTGCAAACAAAGAAACTATGCGACAACCAAAAACAAGCGAAATCACCCCGACCGCTTGGAGATGAAGAAATTTTGCAAGTTCTGTAACGAGCAAACTCCTCATCGCGAAACCAGATAG